From the genome of Phoenix dactylifera cultivar Barhee BC4 chromosome 17, palm_55x_up_171113_PBpolish2nd_filt_p, whole genome shotgun sequence:
CAGTCATTTTTCCAAGGTACTACTCGTGTCTTTCATGCGTGAGGATTGTTTGGAAGCGTGGCTCAAAAACTTGCTAGGCTGCTCGAAACTCGGCTGAGTCGACTCGATTCAATGGGCTTTTGAGGCTTCTTCGCAGAAAACTCGATTGTGTAAGACATGATTTCTGGATCAATGAGTAACTCATGACTCGGATCAACTCATACGACTCGACTGAGTCATGGATGATCGACATGCCCACAATCTAGCCAGTTGCTTTTAAGCTtgtaatatatgttatatggGGTTATTAATTACATCGTTGAAAACTAAAAAGACGTGAGTCCTCAAGGTTTGAGATCTGGTTGGAGGTTAGGTCTCGGTGTTTCGAAACTCCGATGACACATGCACGTCATAGTAGATGGTGTCCAAGAGAAGAGCTCCCCTGTTTTTTTAGTGTTGTATGATACGGGGTAGGAAAGGTTGGTGGTGTTTTGATATGGCTCTATAACGGTATTCGGGAAGGTGGGAACCAATCTAAGATGAGGCGAGTCATGTAGGCATCTTTGTATTTTGCCTTCAGATTTTAGGTTCACCTAAGCCTCATTCGGTCAATTGGCCCTTGTTCCGATTCGATCCGTCAATGAAACAAGAGGTGAATTTTCTACCCTTTTTTACTTAATAAAAACTCATATAGATGGTTCATGATTTTGCTTCCATGTGGGTTTTGCTCTACTATTTAATCTTAGTGCATTTCCTTTCCtaactatttatatatatatatatatatatgtgtgtgtgtgtgtgtcataGTCATAGTCATAGTCATGCTAGTGACATTTAGTAGTTTATATATCTACTCTATACCATTCATTAATTGATAATTTATAACTGAATTTTCATGTGTAAGACTCCCAGAGTACTTGATCGAGATTTTAAGTTAAATCAATCAATTTTCGAGTCAAGTAGAGTTTTTGAGTTGTTTGAATGCTGTTTGGAAGTTAGGATGTCCCATCTTGCTGCTATGAATTGATATTGGGACCAATAAGTTAGAGAAATGGTATGATGACAGATATCGGCACTGATTTTGCAAGAGCTTGTATTCTTAACTAACACCTAGGAGATAGGACTTGGCTTTGCCAACTAATCCATCTTAGACCTGATGGACATGTTATGTGGGGTCCTTGGGCTATGCCCAAAGGTCATAGCAAGACTGCAGTGTAGGAAACAGGGACATATTCTAGTTGATTGCTTTTAGGTGAtgcctttatttttcttctaatgAGGAGATAGGCGATGCTTCAGTTTAGCTGATGATTTCTCACTTActagataatagcattgtaccgTTACGATACGAGTCATCTCTACTAAAAGTGTACGATTTTATAGCAAGATTGAAGTGGATGAAACAGAGGGGCATAGTCTAGAGGATACAAGTCCATGCCTACTAAGAGTAGATAAATGTTATTCAGGATTGTGCTACGCCATGATGCATGTTCTAATAAACTCCTCCAGGTGTTCATTGTGAATCTAAAAGGTCATCTTTACTGTATCTAATCAAGCAAAAACTTTCATTTTATGTTTTGCCCCATTCACCACCATACCGTTTTCTCACTATATCTTTCTTGTGCAGAACATATGCagctctttatttatttttttttttaagtctgTCATCTTGGGCCTTAGTGCaggttttcttttcctttcatttGTATTTCGTAAAAAAAATAAGGGTAAAGCCACCATTTTTGTTCtttaaatgaataaataaactaattgattaatttaagaaaaaaacatCCGCATTAAAGGCTTGATAGAAGGAACTTGTAGCCTATTTTAGCAAAAAGAGCATACAAATTCGATGCAGATAATTTTATTGGCAGTATTTTCATCTCAGCCTCATATCAAGGACCAATAATTTAaaagattttgaattttgaatagtataaatttaaaatttaatcataaaatttatttgttattttttttattttttattattttagctGTAATCTCTTGTATGTACATGATGACCGGGTAGAAAAAATTTctcacaatatttttttttctatacatttttcttttcacaattttgatgaacctccacAGTCTGCTCACATGGTATCACAAATATCTCCTGCAAAACTAAAACCTGCAGTAACTTGTAAATTTTAAATCACTTCAACATGATTCAACTTGCACGAGGCTTtaatttcttgtttgtttttttttaatgagttGGTATCACTTTGATTGTAGTATGACCCCCTCAGTCTAGTCTAGCTATGGACAATGTAATTAGGTTGGTCTCGGAGCTACTTCCTAGTTCGCACATAGGCTGGGGATATTAAAGATGTCGCAACGTCCTGATGCGCCACTACCATCCCTTTTTTTCACTAGTTATATTACTCACGCCTTTTGATTACGCagagatgaaagaaaagaagagcaaCAGAGAAAGCAAGGCTGCATTTAGATGGGGAAAAATTCGGGATAACTCTCCTATTCCTCGTTTATCCTTACACTCATAGGGTCATCCCGTCCTTTATGTCATGAACCAATTCTATAGAAAGGGTTGAAATTAGGATCATCATCTTCCACAATATCGTCCAATTTATTCTCCCATAAATACAACACAAAGTGAAAAGATAATTTTCTCCTTATGATAAACTTTAAATTATTGCGAAATTTAATATGCATTAGATGCACTCTATTCTCTTTCTTATTTTCTGTTATTTCTTCAACTAAATACCAAAAATCTTTATCCTGGGAAATAAAATTTCCTATAAATTTACTCTCCAACCAAGGTTTAGGTAGATGTAGGCCCTCCAACTAAAAGTGGATGGCCCACTTTATTCATAGATAATGGCTAGCCCTAGAAGGCTATGCGACTGAGAGAGCCACAGAGGGAGCAAAGAGGTTGGAACTGATTGAAACCAGACAAGCTATCGTTTGACTTCTTTTCACCTTTTCATCGTCTCTCTTTTCATCATATGTACCTCggtgccctctctctctctccagctTTCTATATTGTCCTAAAATCCGTAGGCAGTGTCTCCTGCCGAGAGCTTATCACGAGCCAGAAGGCAGAAGGGAGGAGGGGAGGAACCACAGGGCTTCGCATCTGAGAGAGATGGGAAGGGCTCCGTGCTGTGACAAAGCCAATGTGAAGAAAGGGCCTTGGTCTCCAGAGGAAGACAgacagctcaaggagtacatggagAAGTATGGCACTGGTGGAAATTGGATTGCTCTCCCTCACAAAGCTGGTTAAGACCTCGGGCTTCTCTCTTTGATTTATTCCTTTCCGTTGTTAAGTTGGTGTGGGGGGTTGAGGAGTATCTTTTGCTAAATTTTTTCGTCATAGGCGTGTTGTTTGGTTGGTTTTTTGCGCAGGCCTGAAGAGATGTGGCAAGAGCTGCAGGTTGAGATGGCTAAACTATCTGAGACCAAATATTAAGCATGGGgacttcactgatgatgaggACAGGACAATCTGCAACCTTTATGCTAGCATTGGAAGCAGGTGAAATAACATTTAATGTATTCTATAAATCTCTATTTGTCTCTCCTTGttcttctatctttttcttGTTGTTGTTGGCCTGGCTCTATCTCATCCTCCTTTGGGTATGATTCAAGACTAAATAACGCGAGACAAGAACGAAAGAAACCCCAAGCCTTGTGTATTCTGAGCAAAGTTTGCGAGAAAGAAAAGGATTCTCATCGCTACTCATCAATATCTGCTACAAAAGGAAAGGTTTTTCCAAAAGACTAGTTATAGTTCTTATGAACCAAgtttccctcctcctctctcaagTGCAGGTGGTCCGTCATAGCTTCCCACTTGCCAGGAAGGACTGACAATGATATAAAGAACTACTGGAACACCAAACTGAAGAAGAAACTCTTGGGGTTCCCACCATCCCAAAGAAAGCCCtatcagcagcagcagcagcagcatctCTTCCCGTCTAATCTTGATATCGGGAGTGTTTCATTCTCATCACCACCAAGCCTTGAAGACATGCAGATCTCCCAGTATCTCCTGAACCCTATAGCCACACCcactttctcctcctccctgcCACAAGCCTCAAAGCATCAATTTCGTGTCAAGGACAATCGCAGCCTCCTCATGTTTGGTACCGAGCAGAGCTGCAGCTCCTCCGATGGGAGTTGCAATCAGATCAGCTATGGGAGTAATGTAGATTACGAGCTTTATAATGGTGGGCAACAGCTGGGCTCTCTTGACAGCTTTCTCCATTGCGGGACACAAGGAACCGAGAAGCTGTTGCTCGGTGGTGGTGGGGGCTCATCGGAGTGCAATATCGAGGAGATTAAGCCTTTGGTTAGCCCAATCAATTGGTACAACAGCCCCTTTGGGGATGATTTAAACGGTGCGGCAACTAAGGACGTCAGCTTAAAGACCCAGGGACGCGCCACGTACTACTACTGACTGCTGTAATAATTATAAGAATTTTTTCTATTTGGAGGTAAGTCTGTGTGAGATCTGATGGAAGACTTTGACGGTACATAGGTTAAAAGTGAGTGTTGGCTTTTCTTGTACGTACTTCCCGCTTGTGACATGATGTTTGTGTGCGAGGGGGTGTGGTGAAATCCCCTTAAACTCAGCATCAAGAATATCGTATGCCTTTAGTGTTTCAGTGTTCTCTAGCACTGGTAGCAGCGTTAGTCTCTTGAGATCATCATTGTGAGATTAGAAGCAAACGAACAccgatctctttcttttttgcctTTCTGTTATCTCTCTTCCTATCTTGTCATTTCTGTCCTTTTGAATTTGAACCCAGTCAGAGACTGGATTTGTGGGGAGGCTTTGCAAATGGTGAAAGTTTAGCGGTTTGGGATTGCATCGGAGGCATCACAAGGTCGTTTTCAGAATTCAAGCAAAAGCCTGAATAAAATACAAAGTTTTAGAACTCATATGGACTGTGGTAATGCAACTGATTTTGACGCTTGGTTTTGAACTAAGATTCGCACTGCAGCTCTCTCAACATACGAGGTGATATTTAGTTATCAATTGTAATCCCAATATGTCAGGTTCTTCCTTCGAGGAGAACAAATTCCTGCATAAAAACAAAGGGTAAATCTGTCTGTATTGGTTTGGCCAAGCCATGCGTCATTAACCTTGCCACTTTAAATTGGCTTTGGTGCGGATTCGTCTAGCGGGAGTGCAACTGCTGCTCATGGGTCATCCTAACTTTGTACCAGAGAAATCACatcagaaagaaaagaaaaaaaaagaagcaaagaatATATTTTATTGTGAATGACGCATTGGAGTCTCACACCGCTCTTAACAGGGTACATGACCAAAGGTTTAAAGCAGAAAGAGTACGTATGCTAGCTTTACCGAAGTATACGGCCAAAGGTTTTTTTTTGGAGCCTTTAAGGCTATGTCAAGCTATATGAATGTattctattctatttttttaaagtttaattTTGTTATATATCTGTCGATAGCTGTTAGCTCGGCTGATCGGTGGCTTTTCTGCTGATGCTATGACTTCAAGGTCTGGAAGAACAACTCGACAAAAATTCCAGTGCAAACACATGAAGAAGCCTTGGCAAAGTAAACACAATCGGATCCAAATGCCAGCTGAACtgctgatctctctctctctctctctctcacccccttcctttttttcttttcccatgATTCATTTATAACCCCTCCTCGCTATGGCCTTGACCTTGTTACCCCTCTAAATCAACCAAGGTACTGTAGTTTCGAAGAATTTGATAGTCAGTTCATTATAAGTGTGTAATAGGCTGTGGATTTGCTTTttcaccaaaaaagaaaaaaagatgtgGGATAGGCTCTGACAAGAAAATATTGCCTAGGATTGCACAGTTACTTTAAAATGTAAGTCAACAACAGCAAGCCCTTGAGCAGATATGGATATTTATTCTAACGCTGTGTAATGTTCAGAAACTCTATGAAGTGTCAAGGCGCTAAACATTTTGCTGTAAGATAACTGTGGGCATCTATATGATGATAATAGGAGGATGAGCTGCCATTAATGTATGCCCATTTATTAAATGACTCAAATATAGTGGCccaaacctaatctcatggatcaaaaagtgcagacaagacCTCAACTCCTATTGCAGAAACCAATGCGGCCTGAAACTATGGAAGGCCAAAGCTTACTCCAATCTCTATATCGATGGAtcctcaaaaaaatatatatataaatctaaATGAACGATAGATGTTGGTGGTAAAATAAAGCAATGTAAGAGAGAGTTTTTCAACAAGAATATACCTGCAGTTAAGTTAAGCCAATCGATATCAGTACTTCTTATCTTACATATGAAATATGATCCTAGCAGCCTCAGTTCTTAACGTGAATGAACTATGGCATCGAGTTTGGAGGAAATTGATGCTTAGAACAAATAAATGATCGTGATGTAATCCCACTTGGAGAACAGTGAATTATAAAATAGTTATAACCGTTAATCTTAGATCGAGAATCCTTGTGAGAAACAACGTTCCAGGCTCTAATAAAGAAACTGTCGTCACAGGACTTGTGATGGCCCTTATGAGGTTCATTGGTAGTTGTGTTGTTAGACCCACCTTACAGAAAAATATTAGTATATAACCCAATTTGCATTTCTTTTGGAAGGTTAGGTTGTTGCTTTGCCAGCCACGTAACCTTCTTTAATTTATTTGTTCTTCGTTTtccagataaaaaaaaaaaatttaagggaCCTCTTAGCCCCTATGTTAGAAGGTGATTATTTTATGAGAATGTCTTCTCTCTAGTGTGTGGCACGTTGGTACATCTCCAAGGTCTGGATTTAATTACAAAGCACGAatacaaacaaaacaaaaattggATTATTGACTACTTTGTCATCAGATTAGTTAGGCCACGAGTGTTACTAGAAAATCTCAAACTATAAGATGGTGATGGCTCTACCTGACAAGAAGAAGGTTCATGGGGACCGTATGCCTCCTCTCTACGTGTCATTTGTTCTCCCATAATATCCACCTACTTGCCAATTCTTTGGCTGATTGCACCTGACATGTTGATATTCTTCAATTGATGGCTCTTTCATGATGGAGTTCACCTGTCGATCCGATATCACATATAATGGTGTAACTGGCCGGCCAACTCCTGTCAATAATGTTCTCAAACTTGGAAATTAAGGAGTGTTGCAAGATTGATGGCCAATCACAAAAGTTCTAAAACTTTGATGGTGCATGGTGACCACATACTATGTTTGATCCATCAACCACACTGATGGCATAAGACTGCTAGTAGGTCAAGCTAGGATTATAATATTAAGTGATGCTTTACCGGGAATTCAAAATTTATgtcaaattcatcaaataatcagaaattatttcctatccctttttttttgtttgttctgacctaatatttgtttaattaaattttgaactCCAATTTCATTAAGTCCTGTAGATGAGACTGCAAATACACATCGAAGGGAAAATAATTAAGAAGGAAAATATTGGAGTAGGAGCTTGTGCTTAATTGATTATTCATATTAATTTTTGTAGCAACTTTTTATCATCATCAAGCTTTTTTGTGACACGGCAACAATATAGCATGTTTGCATAGCAAAATCATGTCTGATACTTTAATCTTTTTTTACTTCCACAATACATTAAAGCCTCTCATTTAACAAGTCAAGGTCTAACTTGCGGATTCTTTAGGCCTTTGATTTTATGGTCTTAGGGATTCTTCACTAATATGCACAGAATGACATCGGCCTAATTGGACAAGGATATGCAGGCATATTGTTTCTGCTCTTACAAGCCggattcagcaaaaaaaaataaagctaaTGAAGGTATTTAACATAAATCCAAAGGTATGATCTTCATCATTGCTGGGCTCTGGAGCTTTAGATTTCTAAGACCATGCTTACCTGCTTTAACAATAAATTTCACTGGAGAATGGTTTTCCAGGGCTTGGCCATTGGCAATGGATTAGTCGGAACCAACAATCTACTACAAATCAATGGTAGTCTATATGTTCGATAATGCATCAATTGGAAAAACTAGATCCGATATACAGGCTATGTACAGGAGATGCAGATAtgcaaaataaaaacaaaaaaaacaaagtaaTTCTCTTGTTACTTCCAGGCTTTTGTAATCCTATAACAATTTCATGTTTAATTATCTCTGTGGCAGTTTCTTCAGAGACATTCGATAAAATTAGAACTAATCTTATACGAATTGCATTAAAACTTTCAGTGATGATGATAATTACGCATAATGATGATGTTTTGTTTGTCCTGTATTTCAGACACTTTTCTTGTTGTTGCATGATTCCTTTGACTATACTTTTGGCTTAGACAGGCAGCAATGGTGGACCTTACGTTTGTTTCTTGAGAATTATTGGTTATTTTCAAGCATTATTTAAACATAAATAGTTAGAGCTGCGTTCAAACAAATTCTGTTACATCTCAGCATAAATGCCTACTCTGGAGTAGGCAATTTATGCAATCTTAATGAGATTCAACTGGGTAACGTTTCgaatgcaaataaaataatcaaagacAAATAAATCTTGTATAAAGAAGAATGGAAATCCTTGCCAATCCACTGCCATGATATACTATTAAATGGTTCATCAAAAAAAGATATATTATTAAATGGCCTGTAAAAATACGAGTCACTTTGCATGTAACTAGATGCGAGCAGTATTACAATATTTTTCATGACGATTTCCATATGAAATTCGAATAACCTTGTGAAATAAAATCTCTCGGTGACAATGAAAAGCAGTCCAACAAGTATCACCATAATATCTTAACAAAGAAAAAGTATTACAACGTCAGCCACCATAACTTCCATATGAAGTTCGAATTATCTTGTGGATTAAAAGATTTTCCATGACAATAAAGAGCAGTCCAATCAATATCCTCATAAGAAAGCTGAGCATCAGGCCCCAGACCTTTCCCACCATTCCACTCTGTTCTCAACAACTCCACATTGGCTCTCCAATACATCCCTCATTAGCCAAAAGACTTTCCTATAGAACCAGCCCATATTTTTCTATAAATCCTACAACACCATGCAAACCTTCAAGAGCTATTTccacacaatcaaacatcacAATTATGCCTACCAGCAGAAAACTAATAAAGCAACACTGAACATTCTAGTCAGGTTGATACCTGACCTGAATTATAAGAAATGCAGGCTCTCCTTACCTTGATCAAATCACGACCTCCTTTTTTGCCCCTATGCCATCGGTTGACCGTTGAGTTAAGCTGAAATCACCCAGTTACAACAGGCTGGTTTTGAAGATATGTCAAAGCCAACAGACACCACCAATTCCACCCAGATAAGTGAATATCCGAAGATTACCAACAGTCTCAGACAATGTTTCAGCATGGATCAAATGTTTCAGATTCCATATAGCCGAAAAACTAAGTTTGTTTGCCACAATGGAAACCCTCACCGACAAGCCTGATCTCCAATAGAATTCAAAGATATgctataaaaattttaaaattccaaTTCATCTAATGGAGTTATAGC
Proteins encoded in this window:
- the LOC103714889 gene encoding transcription factor MYB36-like, which gives rise to MGRAPCCDKANVKKGPWSPEEDRQLKEYMEKYGTGGNWIALPHKAGLKRCGKSCRLRWLNYLRPNIKHGDFTDDEDRTICNLYASIGSRWSVIASHLPGRTDNDIKNYWNTKLKKKLLGFPPSQRKPYQQQQQQHLFPSNLDIGSVSFSSPPSLEDMQISQYLLNPIATPTFSSSLPQASKHQFRVKDNRSLLMFGTEQSCSSSDGSCNQISYGSNVDYELYNGGQQLGSLDSFLHCGTQGTEKLLLGGGGGSSECNIEEIKPLVSPINWYNSPFGDDLNGAATKDVSLKTQGRATYYY